Proteins encoded in a region of the Labrus bergylta chromosome 9, fLabBer1.1, whole genome shotgun sequence genome:
- the vgll1 gene encoding transcription cofactor vestigial-like protein 1 isoform X1 — MEDRTDTQMAVKVEKHSQYVILTYFQGDINSMVDAHFTRALSKVYKSKAQAAKTKKIRKTIKLEDSIPCQGSADPYSESQVPPVAGHLLTFSPADNVPDSWHSFTGRAGEGPGLPYSMSQDGLSVTGQQYATSLLNLLHNDRGEMGPSTASNSKPEGLPSWTVPQGFRESVDPALGYETGRHLEKKDLYWY, encoded by the exons ATGGAGGACAGAACAGACACTCAAATGGCTGTGAAGGTGGAGAAGCATTCTCAGTATGTCATCCTGACTTACTTCCAGGGAGACATCAACAGCATGGTAGATGCTCACTTCACTCGTGCACTCAGCAAAGTCTACAAGTCCAAGGCACAGgcagcaaaaacaaagaaaatacgtAAAACTATTAAACTGg AAGATAGCATCCCCTGTCAGGGGAGTGCTGACCCTTACTCAGAGTCACAGGTCCCTCCTGTAGCAGGACATCtcctgaccttcagtcctgcAGACAACGTTCCTGACTCATGGCACTCGTTCACTGGCAGGGCAGGAGAGGGTCCAGGGTTGCCATACTCCATGTCACAAGATGGTTTGAGTGTAACCGGACAGCAATACGCCACATCCTTGCTCAACCTACTGCATAATGACCGGGGTGAAATGGGACCCAGCACGGCCTCCAACTCAAAGCCAGAGGGGCTCCCAAGCTGGACGGTGCCACAAGGATTCAGAGAGTCTGTAGACCCTGCTTTGGGCTATGAAACTG
- the vgll1 gene encoding transcription cofactor vestigial-like protein 1 isoform X2, with translation MEDRTDTQMAVKVEKHSQYVILTYFQGDINSMVDAHFTRALSKVYKSKAQAAKTKKIRKTIKLDSIPCQGSADPYSESQVPPVAGHLLTFSPADNVPDSWHSFTGRAGEGPGLPYSMSQDGLSVTGQQYATSLLNLLHNDRGEMGPSTASNSKPEGLPSWTVPQGFRESVDPALGYETGRHLEKKDLYWY, from the exons ATGGAGGACAGAACAGACACTCAAATGGCTGTGAAGGTGGAGAAGCATTCTCAGTATGTCATCCTGACTTACTTCCAGGGAGACATCAACAGCATGGTAGATGCTCACTTCACTCGTGCACTCAGCAAAGTCTACAAGTCCAAGGCACAGgcagcaaaaacaaagaaaatacgtAAAACTATTAAACTGg ATAGCATCCCCTGTCAGGGGAGTGCTGACCCTTACTCAGAGTCACAGGTCCCTCCTGTAGCAGGACATCtcctgaccttcagtcctgcAGACAACGTTCCTGACTCATGGCACTCGTTCACTGGCAGGGCAGGAGAGGGTCCAGGGTTGCCATACTCCATGTCACAAGATGGTTTGAGTGTAACCGGACAGCAATACGCCACATCCTTGCTCAACCTACTGCATAATGACCGGGGTGAAATGGGACCCAGCACGGCCTCCAACTCAAAGCCAGAGGGGCTCCCAAGCTGGACGGTGCCACAAGGATTCAGAGAGTCTGTAGACCCTGCTTTGGGCTATGAAACTG